ATTAGCTTATTACGAAGCAATATTAGAAGTTGTAGCTTATTCAGCATTAAATGCTGTTAATGCACTAGCTATCTATTTGCTTGTTCAGACATTTCTCCAAATGATTAATGTTAGTATACCTAGTATTTACTTGGATCTTTTTATAGTCCTGGGTTTAGTATATCCTACGCTCATATCATTTACCACTCATATAAAGAACTTGTTAGGTCAAATAGTAAGTATAAGTGCTACACTTGAAGTAATTATACTTTATGCAATGTTTATTTACGCCGTAGCTACTAAAGGCTTTAACTTATCTTATTTTAATCCTTCTGGAGTTTCATTAGGTTCATTGGGTACAGCAATGATATTATCAATTGTTAGTATATCTGGAGCCGGTGCCTCAACTTATTTGGGTGAAGAATCAAAGGTTCCAAGAAAAACCATAACGTTAGGAATGTGGTTATCCCTTATTATAGGGGGTTCAGCAATATTAGCAGGAACTTATGGTTTAGTTGCCTTATGGAATGGTTCTATAACTAGTTTAGAAAATGCTAACCAACCATTGATTCAAGAGCTATTTGGATTTGGTTTACCAATAGTGATGATAGGATTATTAATGTCAATAAATAGTTTATTAGCCTCTAATATAGGTACTACTGTGGGTAGTGCAAGAGTTTTATTTAACTTGGCGAGAGAAAAAGCAATGCCTAAAATATTGGAAAAAGTAAATAGAACACAAGAGCCAATCATTGCGACAATTATTATTGGTTTTATCTCTACATTGTTCGTGATATTCTCCACCATAATAACGGGATCTATCTCTAATGCATTTAATGAGATCAGTGTGATAACAAGCGTATTTTGGCTAACTGGAAGAATAATTGATGGATTTGGAGTCCCAGTATTTTACTGGAGAATAAGTTCCTTAAATATAACAACGTTAGTTATTCCTATCTCAGCAACATTAATTAATCTAACTGGAGTTGCACTATCATTTCAGACTCCAGACCTATTCCAGAGTGTTTCGATTATAACTATATTAGTATTAGCAACTTTGTGGTATGGACTTAGAGCCAAAAAGAGCTTGGCTGGAACTTATGTGGTTGATGATAATAATCAGTTAATTACAATAGATGAATATATAGAAAAATTGAAAAGAGAAAAACAGGTTGTTGCACAATAGTATTTATCACTTTCATTTCTCTTTGTTTAATTTATCTTCTTGATATTCTAGATTAAGTTGATATTTATTTACGCTATATTATTAAACAATTTTTAATTTTTTCACCTTTAAGAATATATACTTGTTTAACCAATTCTATCTTATGAAAATTTTGATAGCATATGATGGTTCAGATCACTCAAAAAAAGCAGTGTTTTTTACCTTAAACTTCATCAAAAAAGAAGATGAAATATATTTAGTAACAGTAATAAAAGAAGCACCTAAATCGCCAGAGCAAAAGATAATCCAAGCTAGGGAAGAAGCTGAGCAAAAGCAAAAGGAAGTACTTAAAGATCTTGAAGGCTATAAAGTAACCGCTGAAATTCTAGAAAGTCCAGATGTCTCATCTGCATTAATTGAATATTGTAAAAAAGTAAATTGTAATATGATTGTAACTGGTAGTAGAGGATTAACTGGATTAAAGAAGGCTATTCTAGGTAGCGTATCATCAGAATTAGTAAGTAAATCTGATATACCAGTACTCGTTGTTAAATAACTATATAAACTATATAGTTAACAATAGTTTATATTGTTAACTATATGCTCTATACGGTAAAATTATAAGCTATAATAAATACTCTTACTCGAAAGTAAAATGTCTAATAATCCATTTAAGTCCATTGATTCCCTAAAACTCTCTTTTAATCATATAAAGATATGGTATACAGCAGGAATGGGGTTTTTTACAGATGCATATGATTTGCTAATCATTTCGTATATTTTAGCAACTATAATTGATGCAGATAAATATGCAGGAATAGTTATACCAGGCTTTACAGAGTATTTAATAGGTCCTTCTTCAGTATTCTGGACTGGTTTACTAGCTTCTTCAGCAATTTGGACAGCAATACTAGGTCAATTACTTTTTGGTTATTTAGGTGACAGATTAGGTAGAAAGAAAGTTTATGGAGTTGAGGCAGCACTACTGACTTTTGGAGCTTTTGCAAGTGCTCTTGCTTGGAACTTACCAGCTTTAGTAGCATTTAGAATGATAATGGGATTTGGAATCGGTGGAGATTATCCTATATCTTCAACGATTATGAGTGAATATGCTAATGTGAAAGATAGAGGAAAACTAGTTGCCTTAGTTTTCGCAAACCAAGGAATAGGTTCAATAGTTGCCGCTGTAGTGGGAATTGTTTCTGCACTAACATTGCCACCAGATATCGCATGGAGAGTCATGGCTGGAATAGGTGCTATACCAGCTGCAACAGTTATATATTTAAGAAGAAAAGTCCCAGAGACACCAAGGTATTCTTTACTTGTAGAAGGAAAAGTTGAAGAAGCTAAAAAAGCAGCAAAGATCCTAGGAACAGAACTACAAGTTGATAAACCAGTTGTATCTAAGAAAATAAGTATATCTGAATTTTTAGCAAAATATGGAATGTTATTGATAGGTACTGCTGGGACGTGGTTTATATTAGATATTGCTTTCTATGGAACTGGAGTTTATTCCTCAGCAGTGATTGCACCAGTATTTGGAAGTCCATTCCCAAGTGGGCATG
The nucleotide sequence above comes from Sulfurisphaera javensis. Encoded proteins:
- a CDS encoding APC family permease, translated to MGLAKGSLSIREAYGQAMAVTAPLGSVVSTTTAAIAYAGKGVVFATILALIGSALWIYTLTRYSSKIASAGGYYTYGAAAWRNRTLAYYEAILEVVAYSALNAVNALAIYLLVQTFLQMINVSIPSIYLDLFIVLGLVYPTLISFTTHIKNLLGQIVSISATLEVIILYAMFIYAVATKGFNLSYFNPSGVSLGSLGTAMILSIVSISGAGASTYLGEESKVPRKTITLGMWLSLIIGGSAILAGTYGLVALWNGSITSLENANQPLIQELFGFGLPIVMIGLLMSINSLLASNIGTTVGSARVLFNLAREKAMPKILEKVNRTQEPIIATIIIGFISTLFVIFSTIITGSISNAFNEISVITSVFWLTGRIIDGFGVPVFYWRISSLNITTLVIPISATLINLTGVALSFQTPDLFQSVSIITILVLATLWYGLRAKKSLAGTYVVDDNNQLITIDEYIEKLKREKQVVAQ
- a CDS encoding MFS transporter, which encodes MSNNPFKSIDSLKLSFNHIKIWYTAGMGFFTDAYDLLIISYILATIIDADKYAGIVIPGFTEYLIGPSSVFWTGLLASSAIWTAILGQLLFGYLGDRLGRKKVYGVEAALLTFGAFASALAWNLPALVAFRMIMGFGIGGDYPISSTIMSEYANVKDRGKLVALVFANQGIGSIVAAVVGIVSALTLPPDIAWRVMAGIGAIPAATVIYLRRKVPETPRYSLLVEGKVEEAKKAAKILGTELQVDKPVVSKKISISEFLAKYGMLLIGTAGTWFILDIAFYGTGVYSSAVIAPVFGSPFPSGHVTLTLPDFQADLARVLFQGAIPFLVGFPGYFTAVALMDKLGRKIIQLQGFVMMALIYGIVASLAITAGTKITGFVIPSIMAFAIYSLSYFFIDFGPNTTTFVVPAEVYPVRYRTTGHGISAASGKLGAAITTYFFPALLASIGVKDILVMLAILSIVGAILTYFFVPEPKHKSLEEVAKEELEEEQIQRS
- a CDS encoding universal stress protein codes for the protein MKILIAYDGSDHSKKAVFFTLNFIKKEDEIYLVTVIKEAPKSPEQKIIQAREEAEQKQKEVLKDLEGYKVTAEILESPDVSSALIEYCKKVNCNMIVTGSRGLTGLKKAILGSVSSELVSKSDIPVLVVK